A stretch of the SAR86 cluster bacterium genome encodes the following:
- a CDS encoding aldo/keto reductase: MKYRNLGKSGLKVSELSFGSWVTFNKQVDTKLAESMFGTCLEAGVNFFDNAEGYERGQSEIVMGKALKALTNPRDSYCVSSKVFFGARENPLPTQIGLSRKHITEACHQALERLQVDYLDLFFCHRADPDTPIGETVWAMHNLVTQGKVLYWGTSEWTAEEITEAYEFAFTNHLTPPSMEQPQYNLLDRNRFENEYGPLYEKYGLGTTIWSPLASGALTGKYLDGIPEGSRATLSGYEWLKKSMVESDRGQERMGRVTKLAPIAEKLNISMSKLAIAWCLLNKNVSTVILGASKLEQLKENLESTKVLPLIDEHIQKELLSI; encoded by the coding sequence ATGAAATATAGAAACTTAGGCAAATCGGGTCTGAAAGTTTCCGAACTATCATTTGGATCGTGGGTAACTTTCAACAAACAAGTAGATACCAAGCTTGCTGAGTCGATGTTTGGAACTTGCCTAGAAGCTGGCGTTAACTTCTTTGATAATGCTGAAGGATACGAAAGAGGACAATCTGAGATTGTAATGGGAAAGGCATTAAAAGCCCTAACAAATCCTAGAGACTCTTACTGCGTTTCTTCAAAGGTATTCTTTGGAGCGAGAGAAAATCCATTACCAACTCAAATCGGCCTTAGCAGAAAGCATATAACCGAAGCCTGTCATCAAGCATTAGAAAGACTACAAGTAGATTATCTTGATCTCTTTTTCTGTCATAGGGCCGACCCTGATACACCGATAGGTGAAACTGTATGGGCGATGCATAATCTAGTTACCCAAGGTAAAGTTTTGTATTGGGGAACTTCAGAATGGACTGCTGAAGAAATTACAGAAGCATATGAATTTGCTTTTACGAATCACTTGACTCCTCCTTCTATGGAGCAACCACAATATAACCTACTCGATAGAAATAGATTTGAAAATGAATACGGACCACTCTACGAGAAGTATGGTCTTGGAACTACTATCTGGTCTCCATTAGCTTCCGGTGCTTTAACAGGAAAATATCTTGATGGTATTCCAGAGGGCTCTAGAGCAACCTTATCTGGTTATGAGTGGCTCAAAAAAAGTATGGTAGAGTCTGATAGAGGTCAGGAGAGGATGGGAAGAGTCACAAAGTTAGCTCCTATTGCAGAAAAGTTAAATATCAGTATGTCAAAACTTGCTATAGCCTGGTGTTTGCTAAATAAAAACGTCTCGACTGTAATCTTAGGAGCCTCAAAACTTGAGCAATTAAAAGAAAATCTTGAGAGTACTAAAGTTCTTCCTTTAATTGATGAGCATATACAAAAAGAATTATTATCGATTTAA
- the parC gene encoding DNA topoisomerase IV subunit A gives MSEKLEQQSLSQFSEKAYLDYSMYVILDRALPHIGDGLKPVQRRIIYAMSELGLSSAAKYKKSARTVGDVIGKFHPHGDTAAYEAMVLLSQSFSTRYPLIDGQGNWGSIDDPKSFAAMRYTECRLSPYAKSLLEELGQGTIDWDSNFDGTLLEPTVLPARLPNLLLNGATGIAVGMATDIPPHNLNEVVNACIKILDEPKVSVEELYKIIPGPDFPTQAEIISSEEELKEIYQSGRGSVRMRSTYSIENGEIVISALPHQTSSSKILEQIALQMDAKKLPMIVDLRDESDEENPTRLVLVPKSNRVDKDAVMKHLFATTDLQKNYRVNMNLIGLNGKPQTRDIKLVLKEWLKFRSQTVTRRLQYRLDWVLDRLHILEGLLVIYLNIDEVINIIRNEDEPKKVLQKKFKLSVVQVDAILEIRLRQLAKLEEIKIKEEQSNLDSERKDLEKLLGSKTRLKTLIKKELKADAEIYGDQRNSPIVTREEASAFDETELISSDPVTVVLSERGWIRAAKGHEIDPESLNYREGDSYFSSALSRNNQNAVFLDSKGKAYTLPCHSLPSARGQGEPLSGRLNAESGETFMGVISGTTEEKVVLATSSGYGFLANLGGLQTKNKSGKAAIRVQENAKVLIPKLIEDEKDVLAAISNQGRMLVFPHSELPQLARGKGNKIIGIPKANFESGEEFLQELAVISEGRELKLISGKRHFTIKFKDLENFYGNRGRRGNFLPKGFRKVDKVEVVTPENLQS, from the coding sequence ATGTCTGAAAAACTTGAACAGCAATCTTTAAGTCAGTTTAGCGAGAAGGCATACCTTGATTACTCAATGTACGTAATCCTTGATCGTGCTTTACCCCATATAGGTGATGGACTTAAACCGGTACAAAGGAGAATTATCTATGCTATGTCTGAGTTAGGTCTAAGTTCAGCAGCTAAATATAAAAAGAGTGCGAGGACGGTAGGAGATGTAATAGGTAAATTTCATCCTCATGGCGATACAGCCGCTTACGAAGCAATGGTTCTTCTATCTCAATCTTTCTCGACCAGATATCCTCTTATTGATGGTCAAGGTAATTGGGGCTCCATAGATGATCCAAAATCTTTTGCTGCAATGAGATATACAGAGTGCCGTCTCTCGCCATATGCGAAAAGTCTTTTGGAAGAGCTTGGGCAAGGTACTATAGATTGGGACAGTAATTTCGATGGAACACTTCTAGAACCTACTGTATTACCAGCGAGGTTACCAAATCTATTATTGAATGGCGCTACAGGCATAGCTGTTGGAATGGCAACTGACATACCTCCTCACAACCTAAATGAAGTTGTAAACGCATGTATTAAAATCCTGGATGAACCTAAAGTTTCTGTTGAAGAACTTTATAAAATTATTCCCGGACCTGATTTCCCGACTCAAGCTGAAATAATTTCATCTGAAGAAGAACTCAAAGAAATTTATCAATCAGGTAGAGGGTCTGTAAGAATGAGGTCTACTTATAGTATTGAAAATGGTGAAATTGTCATTAGTGCCTTGCCTCATCAAACATCAAGTTCAAAGATATTGGAACAAATAGCACTTCAAATGGATGCAAAGAAGCTTCCCATGATCGTAGATTTAAGAGATGAGAGCGATGAAGAGAACCCTACTAGATTAGTGCTAGTACCAAAATCTAACAGAGTCGATAAAGATGCAGTCATGAAACATTTATTTGCCACAACAGATCTTCAAAAGAACTATAGGGTAAATATGAATCTTATTGGCCTTAATGGTAAACCTCAAACAAGAGATATTAAGCTTGTTCTAAAAGAATGGCTAAAATTTAGATCTCAAACAGTAACGAGAAGACTTCAGTATAGGTTGGATTGGGTTTTAGATAGACTTCACATACTTGAGGGTCTTCTAGTTATCTATCTCAATATTGATGAGGTGATTAATATCATCAGAAATGAAGATGAACCGAAGAAAGTATTACAGAAAAAGTTTAAATTAAGCGTAGTCCAAGTTGATGCTATTTTAGAGATAAGACTGAGACAACTTGCGAAGCTTGAAGAAATAAAAATAAAAGAAGAACAGAGTAATCTTGACTCCGAGAGGAAAGATTTAGAAAAGTTATTAGGTTCCAAAACTCGCCTCAAGACTCTAATCAAAAAAGAGTTGAAAGCTGATGCAGAGATTTACGGAGATCAAAGGAACAGTCCTATAGTCACAAGAGAGGAAGCTTCTGCTTTCGATGAAACAGAATTGATATCGTCTGATCCAGTTACGGTTGTTTTGTCAGAAAGAGGCTGGATAAGAGCTGCAAAAGGACATGAAATTGATCCAGAATCTTTGAATTATAGGGAAGGGGATAGTTATTTTTCATCAGCCTTATCGAGAAACAATCAGAATGCTGTATTCTTAGATTCCAAAGGTAAGGCATACACTTTACCTTGTCATTCACTTCCATCTGCAAGAGGACAAGGGGAACCCCTTTCTGGAAGATTAAATGCAGAATCCGGTGAAACTTTCATGGGAGTAATTTCTGGAACAACCGAAGAAAAGGTTGTCTTAGCAACTTCGTCAGGATATGGATTCCTGGCAAATCTTGGAGGCTTGCAAACCAAAAATAAATCAGGAAAAGCAGCGATAAGGGTTCAAGAAAATGCAAAAGTTTTGATTCCCAAACTAATCGAAGATGAAAAAGATGTGCTGGCTGCCATATCAAATCAAGGTCGTATGCTTGTCTTCCCTCATTCTGAATTACCTCAATTAGCCAGGGGTAAAGGTAATAAAATTATTGGAATTCCAAAAGCAAACTTTGAATCTGGTGAAGAATTTTTACAAGAGTTGGCTGTAATAAGTGAAGGTAGAGAATTGAAGTTGATAAGTGGAAAACGACATTTCACAATTAAATTTAAGGATTTAGAAAATTTTTATGGAAACAGAGGACGAAGAGGAAACTTCTTACCAAAAGGCTTTAGAAAAGTTGATAAAGTTGAAGTAGTTACTCCAGAAAACTTACAGTCTTAA
- the parE gene encoding DNA topoisomerase IV subunit B, with product MAREYTAKSIEVLSGLDPVKKRPGMYTETSRPNHLALEVIDNSIDEALGGFASKISVCLFKDGSLSVEDDGRGMPVDIHPDEGIPAVELIFTRLHAGAKFSNEDYKFSGGLHGVGVSVVNALSLYLEAEIKRDGKKYSIRFEDSEKKIDLKTIDSVGQKNTGTKVTFLADPQYFDNAKISVTQLTAALKAKAVLSPGLKISFFDENTGNSESWCFVDGLASYLAASNQGGEVVPSDPFEGEYLSDDGGLTWALQWVQGIADPISESYVNLIPTSQGGTHVNGTRSGLTEALKEFCDFRSLIPRGVKLTADDIWLNCSSIISAKVKDPQFTGQTKERLSSKEFTNISSQIIKDSFSLWLNQHTEEGETIAEICIANAQARQKSNKKVDRKKIVSGPALPGKLTDCTTDDPEQGELFLVEGESAGGSAKRARDRNFQAILPLKGKIMNTWEVDVSEVLASQEVNNIAIALGVEPGSNNLDGLRYGKVCILADADSDGLHIATLLCALFLKHFRPLVEAGRVFVSMPPLYRIDQGKDVYYALDDPEKDKLVDELQKKNKRTKIEVQRFKGLGEMNASQLRDTTMLPGARRLVQLTVKNGDKSSQMVDMLLSKKRSQDRKEWLEDKGNLANV from the coding sequence ATGGCAAGAGAATATACTGCAAAGTCAATTGAAGTCCTTTCTGGGCTTGATCCTGTCAAAAAAAGGCCGGGCATGTACACCGAGACATCTCGTCCAAATCACCTAGCTCTTGAAGTAATAGACAATAGTATTGACGAAGCTCTTGGAGGCTTTGCATCTAAGATCAGTGTTTGTTTGTTCAAAGATGGATCTTTGAGTGTAGAGGATGATGGAAGAGGTATGCCGGTTGATATCCATCCTGATGAAGGTATACCTGCGGTTGAATTGATATTTACTAGGCTACATGCTGGGGCAAAGTTTTCTAATGAAGATTATAAATTCTCAGGAGGCCTTCACGGAGTTGGCGTCTCTGTTGTTAATGCTCTGTCACTTTATCTGGAAGCAGAAATAAAAAGAGATGGAAAAAAGTATTCAATAAGATTTGAAGATAGTGAAAAAAAGATAGATCTCAAAACTATCGATAGCGTGGGACAAAAGAACACAGGCACTAAGGTGACTTTTTTAGCTGATCCACAGTATTTTGATAATGCGAAAATATCTGTAACTCAACTAACTGCAGCCTTAAAGGCCAAAGCAGTTCTATCGCCGGGTTTAAAGATTTCTTTTTTTGATGAAAATACAGGAAATTCAGAAAGTTGGTGTTTTGTAGACGGACTCGCCTCTTATCTAGCTGCTTCAAATCAAGGAGGGGAAGTAGTTCCTTCAGATCCTTTTGAGGGTGAGTATCTTTCAGATGATGGAGGTCTTACGTGGGCACTACAATGGGTACAAGGAATAGCTGATCCTATATCTGAGAGTTATGTTAACTTAATTCCTACTTCTCAGGGTGGGACTCATGTAAATGGCACTAGATCAGGACTTACTGAAGCTCTAAAAGAGTTTTGTGATTTTAGGAGCTTAATACCCAGAGGTGTTAAATTAACGGCAGACGATATTTGGCTAAACTGTAGTTCTATAATCTCGGCAAAAGTAAAAGATCCTCAATTTACTGGTCAGACCAAGGAGAGATTATCATCTAAAGAATTCACAAATATTTCTTCACAGATTATTAAAGACTCTTTCAGTCTTTGGCTCAATCAACATACAGAAGAAGGTGAAACTATTGCAGAAATATGTATTGCTAATGCTCAAGCTAGACAAAAGAGCAATAAGAAAGTTGATAGAAAAAAAATAGTATCAGGACCTGCATTACCAGGAAAATTAACTGACTGTACCACTGATGATCCAGAGCAAGGAGAACTATTTTTAGTGGAGGGAGAGTCAGCTGGCGGATCTGCCAAAAGGGCAAGAGATAGAAACTTCCAAGCTATTCTCCCTCTCAAAGGCAAAATTATGAATACTTGGGAAGTAGACGTAAGTGAAGTATTAGCCTCTCAAGAGGTCAATAACATTGCAATCGCCCTTGGCGTTGAACCCGGAAGCAATAATTTAGATGGACTCAGATATGGCAAAGTTTGCATTTTAGCTGATGCAGATTCGGATGGACTACATATTGCCACTTTATTATGTGCTCTTTTCTTGAAGCATTTCCGACCTTTAGTAGAAGCAGGAAGAGTCTTCGTTTCGATGCCACCTCTCTACAGAATTGATCAAGGGAAAGATGTGTATTACGCTTTAGATGATCCAGAAAAAGATAAATTGGTGGATGAATTACAGAAGAAAAATAAAAGAACAAAAATAGAAGTTCAAAGATTTAAAGGACTAGGAGAAATGAATGCTTCCCAACTAAGAGATACTACTATGTTGCCTGGAGCAAGAAGACTGGTCCAACTAACAGTTAAAAATGGAGATAAATCATCTCAAATGGTTGATATGTTGCTATCAAAAAAGAGGTCTCAAGATAGAAAAGAATGGCTTGAAGATAAAGGAAACTTAGCTAATGTCTGA